DNA sequence from the Terriglobia bacterium genome:
CCAGGACCTCCTCGAGATCAGCGTCTTCGACCTCAAGGAGCTGGACCAGACGGTGCGCGTCGCCGACGACGGCTCCGTCACGCTGCCCCTCCTCGGCCGCTTGGAGGTCGCCGGCCTCACCAAGGGGGACCTCGAGGCGCTGATCGCGAGGCTCCTCGAGGAGAGGTTCGTGAGGAACCCGCAGGTCACGATCTTCGTGAAGGAGTACGAGTCGAAGAAGGTCGCGGTCAGCGGGGCCGTGAAGAAGCCGGACACGTACGAGATGCTCGGCGAGAAGACGCTGCTCGAGATGATCTCGAAGGCGGGGGGCCTCGACAAGGACCTCGGCAAGGAGATCATCATCTTCCGGCAGGACCCGGACGGCTCGACCCGGCGCCTCGCGGTGGACCTCGACCGGCTGGTGTACGAGGCCGACCCGTCGCTGAACCTCGCGGTCGAGCCCGGCGACATCATCTACGTCCCGAGCATCGAGAAGGTGCGGATCTTCGTGAGCGGGGCGGTCAAGAACCCGAACCTCTACGAGGTGCCGCGGGCGGAGCCGGTGACCGTGCTGAAGGCGATCACCCTGGCCGGTGGGACCACGGACCGGGCGGCCGAGCGCCGCGTGCAGGTCATCCGCACCGCCACGGACGGCGAGCGCAAGACGATCCGGGTGGACCTCCGCAGGATCAAGCGGGGCAAGGCCGAGGATCCGGTCCTCCAGAAGGACGACCTCGTGCTGGTGCCCGAGGCGTTCTTCTGATGGGCGAGGAGGCGCTCGGCGGCAAGCACCTCCTGGAGTACTGGGCGGTCGTCAGGCGCCGCCGGCACGTCGTCTACCTCGCGGTCGCGGCGGCGACGCTCCTGGCGCTCGTCGGCTCGTTCCTCGCGACCCCGCTCTACCGCGCGACGGTGACGCTCGAGATCGAGCGGCAGAACCCGGAGATCCTGACCTTCAGGGACGTGAAGTCGGTGGATTACGCTTGGTCGGCGTACACCGACTTCTACCAGACGCAGTACAGGATCCTCGCGAGCGACGCGGTGGCGCGCCGCACGGCGGAGCGCCTCGGGCTGCCGAACCACCCGGCGTTCGCCGCGGGCGAGTCGCGGCGGGGTCTCCTCGCGCGACTCCTCTCGCTGCTCCCGTCCCGCGCGGGCCGGACGGAGCGGGACCCGGTGGAGCTCGCGGCGGCCCGTCTCCTGGCGGGGCTCGAGGTGTCGCCGATCCGCAACTCCACGCTGGTCGCCGTCTCGTGGGTGTCCCCCGATCCCGCCCTCGCGGCCCGCGTGGCGAACGGGGTCGTGGACGCGTTCGTCCAGTTCAACATCGAGTCGAAGTACACGACCTCCGACCAGGCCACGGAGTTCCTCGTCAACCAGATCGGGACCCTCAAGAAGGAGATCGACGGGTACGAGGCGAGGCTCCAGCGGTACGGCGAGTCGAAGGGGATCGTCACCATCGACGACGCCAGCAACATCACCATGAAGGCGCTCTCCGACATCTCGCAGCGGCGCACCGAGGCGCAGGGCACGCTGGCGCAGAAGGAGGCGGCGTACAAGGCGCTCCTCTCTTCGCCTCCCGGGGCGCTCCCCGAGGTGCTGCACTCCGACCTGATCTCCCGCTTGAAGCAGGAGTACGCCGGTTACGAGGCGGAGTACTCGGAGAAGTCCCGGCGGTTCAAGGACGACTGGCCCGGGATGCAGACGCTCCGGTCGAAGCTGGACCAGGCGCGCGACCGCCTCGACCTCGAGACCCGCGAGATCGCGCGGGAGGTCGTCTTGAGCGCCGAGGCGGACTACCGGAGGGCGCTCGAGGAGGTGCGGAACCTGGACGCCCTCGTCTCGCGCCAGCAGGGCGCCGCCCAGACGCTGAAGCGCGACGCGGTGGAGTTCGCGAACCTCCAGAGCGAGGTCCGGAAGAAGCGCGAGACGCTGAACGCCCTGATCACGAGGCAGAGCGAGATGGCGCTCTCGACCCGCCTCAAGGACCTCGAC
Encoded proteins:
- a CDS encoding polysaccharide export protein — its product is MRVLANLLVLALVPPLSAALAADPPDKAPEPPGETVLEARPLPPPSAMPPTGAILRRGGSDYKIGRQDLLEISVFDLKELDQTVRVADDGSVTLPLLGRLEVAGLTKGDLEALIARLLEERFVRNPQVTIFVKEYESKKVAVSGAVKKPDTYEMLGEKTLLEMISKAGGLDKDLGKEIIIFRQDPDGSTRRLAVDLDRLVYEADPSLNLAVEPGDIIYVPSIEKVRIFVSGAVKNPNLYEVPRAEPVTVLKAITLAGGTTDRAAERRVQVIRTATDGERKTIRVDLRRIKRGKAEDPVLQKDDLVLVPEAFF